ACCTTGACATCTTtcctatgtgacagcccttcaggtctTTGAAGATTTGCTATCATGTCCCCTCACAGTGTATACTTAACGAGATTTTTAAAACATGAAGtgatttagaaatgcttttaaataaatatatgtggGTATATAaacaagcattaaagaggcctcctggcccgctcacaggtcctttataagaccagtagtaacagttggccctggagaatattaaccactctcaattttaccttttaatctgtccagattttaatttcctctgaactaattttaagatgtattttaactaATTGATTGCCTGCTTTTATGTTTTTTGTATACTGTCTTAGTTtcatgttagccgccctgagcctggctccagccggggagggtggggtacaaataaaatattattattattattattattattattattattattattattatttcagaaactTACAAACTCTGATGTAGTTGAATGCATACTTtggtgtttatttacaaaaaccaGCTTGGTGATTTTTGCCAAGTAAGGTCCCAATCCTACACGGTGTGTCCCAATCCTGGGCGGTGTTAGATGTTGAACATCGTGATGTATCACCAGCCAGACATTGCGGTTTGGCGATGAACTGCAATGTTGAAACAAGCTGCGTTGCCCCAGCCAGCTAGACGCAGGGTGAAACTGCCGCAACTTTCGCCACCAGAGCTGGGCCCCTTTCACCCCAGTGCCTTGTAGGTTAGGGCCAATGCAGCTGGCCCAGGCTGCtactcagctgggggggggactctcccaccccccagctgAGCGAGCCCTGATGCCTCAGCAGCATCAGGCTTCGCTGCAGCATCAGATTGCtcagatggggctggtgggaggctTCTTCTTCCACTCATCTGAGAGATGTGACACCGCAGTAGCATCAGGCTTCGTGCAGCTGTCGTGtagaaaaagcccccccccccagctgagcaaTACGATGCTGTTGAAGCGTCGTGGTTGCTCTGATGGGGGGGGACAGTTTCCCagagcccccaccccactgccggCTTTGGCAAGCCAGCGCCGGACTGGGGGCTCCATTAAATGCAGCttgtctctccctctgccccataTGAGGGCAGACTGCAATGTCTTTTTCACCGCTGTGAAACCACCGCTcttctgagtccctctgctagcagcaCCCCCTGGATGAAGTTGcgctgctagcagagggactcagaagCGCAGCGGTTTCATCGGCGATATACCACTGAGTGAAACCAACATCGCGGTCTGCTCCTCATACTGGTCCTGggcaatatatcgatatatcgcccaggcccATCTCACAGAAGCTAatgtttctcctcccctccttcccatgCAAACACATTTTAGAACAGAGGCTTATGTTAACTCCTTTAAAAGGCACAACATCAACAAGCCAAAGGTCTGAGCCTTGAACACTTACCCACTGCAGTTAATCAGTAAGCACGGGAATCAAAACTTATTAAAGTCAAATGAAGTATAGTTCATAGATCAGGTTCAATTTGGTTATTAATATGTTAAATTTACTTGCAGTACAAACCATTTTCCGCACATGTTATGAATCAACTTGTCAGATCTTTCTGGGCTCATAGCCAATGGATTGGATTGAAAATACCAAGAAGCTTTTCTAAGTGCCTTAATGTTTAGATATGCAGGCTTAAGAAGTGATTGCCTACCAATAAAAATCATATGTAATTAATAGCTTTGGCAGAATTTCTTTGTAGGCAGTGAATAACAGTGATCATTGTATTTCCTTATTATTTGTATAGTTCTAATGTTTCCTAGCAGCTGGAGGTCAATGGATCAAATACAATTAGTGCTGCAAGTCAAAGTAAATATTCTCCATTCAAACTTATAACTTGCTTTTTGCAGAATACAGTAGATGTGTTATATAGTTTTTACAACTTTGCCCAAATGCAAATTCTGATTACCAATAGCTTTCTTTTAAATGATCAATCTGCACATATGTTGGGAGCAAGGTTAACATACAATTCAATGCACCTGGATCCAAAAAGTACTATTTGCATTTTGTTCAGAGCAGGAATACAGCATTTCCCCCTCTGACTCTCCAAAAAAGTCCCCTTCCAATCCTGTAAATTAAACATTCTGCCTCACATGCAGTAAAGGCACTACATTTTCAGAGTTTACATTCTGAACTTGCAGCAGAATCCATATATGGGCAGAAATGAAAAGCAGTTGCTACCATGCACTCTTCACTCAGTTAAGTTggggcgaaggaaagagaagtgtTTGATTTTTCTAGTGCTGTATTGAAAAACAAGGAATCACTATGGCAAACCacattctggacttctctctctctctctctctctctctctctcggcccccccccccgctgtgccATATGCCATATTATGCACACAGCAGCCTGATTTGCATGTCATAGTAAGCCAAAGTATGGCTTATCAGGGAATGTATGgcttatttagggaagtttttaatgtttgatgctttatcgtgtttttaatattctattgggagcctcccagagtagctggggaaacccagccagatgggaggggtctaaataataaattattattattattaggacctCATAGCTGTTTTTCTCCTCCCCAGTCTCTTTTACTCTCAAGATGCACTGAGTTAGGCCAAGGTTTGACTTACTGCATCATCTGAACTCAAGCTTGTAGTAAAGCGTTCTCCTCACTAATCACGAGctccaaggtttgttcttggtttacagATTGTGGCTAGTTGGGCAGAGAGCTAAACCATGGCCCCAGGTACAGAAAACACACTAAGCCAGACCTGGCTCCTCCTCAGGTCTTTTTTTACTTCCATGCCACACTAAGCTAAGGCAAAGTGGCTGTCACCTTCTCTCTGGGAGCCTACATATTTGCACtaagccatgtttgggcttagTGTGATCTGTGAACCAATCTGCCTGCACTCACACAAGGCACATCCCTTTTTCATTAAAATGTTTTGGATCATCAAAGGTGGTTGGTACTCTAACTGGCtctatgccccccccaaaaaatactccACTTCCCCTTCAACACATTTCAGGGCAAGCATGTCAATGTTAATGGGCAGAAATGCTCCCATAGTTCTTATGATAACCACTTATTTGCCACAAATAACTCCTACCTCTgccttctgctcccccccccaagtgccaTGCACAATCGTCATATGCTGTGTAGTGGTTTCAACAGCACCAGCCCAACAGTACCAAATGTATTGCTATCTCAGCACAAAGGCGGCACAAATTTCCATTACTGGAGCACAGGTACAGAGTTTCCTTACTTGCACACTATTACAAGGATCCTGTGGCTGAAGCCTACAGCCTGTTGCTACTACACAGAATAGCACAATACCAGGCTCATACACAAATAGgtcagggggaagagagaggcaattgtaaggctgggggggggggaggtttacaCAGCCAATCCAAATTCTTTATCAAGATTTGGACTCCGTTAATAAAGAAGAGAGGGTCCTAGAttagttttgtgtttgtttttttaatttgggaAGCTTTAAATGCAGTAAACACAACAAACTGTAGAAGTAACAAAACATAACAagttttaaaacacaaacaaatacAATAAGGTGAAAATGTTGTGCATTTTTTGATATCATCTTCAAAAGATAATGATGCCTTAGTGATTTTGACTGAAATCTTGCTCTGTACAAGTTTTGCACTGTCAGGGCTTTTATATGTTCCAGCAGAAAACATTAGTCAAGAAGGCAGAGGAATTAAGCCCTAAGACTTCAGTGAAATGAACCTGAAGCCCAAACATTTTATTCttctcaaatgctttttgaagataGTGAGATGCCAATAACTTAAACACAGATAGGCCAACAGATAATTTATCTTGCTTGCTTCAACGAGATATTACATTTCAACCCAAAATATAAATCTCCCACAAATTATAGGATAAAATCTATAAAATAGATAACATCTACAACATTAATATGCAAAATTAAAGTTCCTTTAATAAAAAGCCATATTAACATATTTTCACTCTCATAGAAATTTCATGTTCACTCATAGCCAGTCAAGGAAATTAAGGACCCCCAAAGCCCATTCTCCTATTTCTATGCAATTTCAACCTGTGCTCCTTCAAGATGATTGTTTTCCTCCAGTTTCCACTCAGGGGCAGGAATCTTGCTTCAAGAGCGGGAGGCAGATCTCTGAGATAGCAGTCTGAGGCAAAGTATGCCATTATTATAAGAGAGGCATACCCCTGGAGGTTTGAGATGAGACAGAATTAATTCTACCTCTCTTAGGGAGACAGACTGCATTGATTTAATGGGAAACAATTGCGATCTGGACTACTGGGATGGAACTGCAATTTCAACCGACTATTCAGCAAACTGATTGCTCCCGTGAAGTAAGGCCTTACGAAGCTTTCCTCATCTGATTCCTGCGACAGGCACCTGCTGCTGCTTGCGAATCTTGTTGAAGAGTTCCATGTACTGGACCATTGTGTCAGCCGAGCTGTAGATGCTGTCGTGCTTATTGCCAAACACAGAAGGGATTCCGGGAGCGTGACTTCCCATGAAGCTTTGCATGAACTCCATTAACAGGTTCCAGCAGTCGTTGGCTACCACACACGGACAGTATTCCACCTGGCAACAGAAACAAAAGCTCTGAAGCAGCCAGCAGCCAACAAGAACTCTCCAGCGGGCAGTTACGATTCCATCCCAACCTCTCAAAAAGCATAATGTTTAGCAGCAGTGGAGAGGCTCACCCGTTCTTTGCAAGAAAGATTGCTGGGGGTTAATGGAGATCGTGAAAATCCTGAGGCGCTTGAGAACTTTCAAGCAGACACTCTCAGGTTCTAGCTCTATTTAGGGTTGTATCAAACACTGCTGTTTCGTTCAAGCAGCAGATTTCCATTTGTACTATGGAAATTTCCTCTCCGTTGCAGCCCCCACCCCCGtgtaccctcaaaatctgctccatatGGTTGCGGGGTGCTCCAGAATAGATTTTGGAATTGCATAGTGCGAGGAAGGGGAACTCCCACTGTGCAAACAGAACTCTGGTCATGCAGCACTGGCTACAACCCTTAAGCTTGCATGGGCTTATCACTGCAAGATTAGAATAAATGCCAAAAGCAAGGGCAAATTCAGTGCCTTTTCGGGGTGGAGTCCAGAATACTGGAAGTGTGAATATTATAAAGCAACCCCCTTCTTTCTGACTCatagcaatttttttttattataaataagcGTAAGACTAAAATTAGCCAAAGTCACAAAACGTTTGCTCATGTCACAAATGTTGGATTAATTCTGGGTTCTGATCAAAACCAGGCTTTGGCAAACCTctcgggggtggggagaaacagtTCCAAAGCTGAGGAATTGCCAGTCAAGTTACCTCCCTCTAGGATTTTACTGTTCATCCTCAGCAGATGGAGACACAGCTCTCAGCTGATTAGAGACAATTACTGAACCCAGAGGAGGAAGTAGTATTTATACGGTATAGCTGCAATGCCTAGGTAATTGACAAAGTGACACAGCAAATAAGTGCTAGGTACTGATATGAAAGTCTCAGCTTTTCAAGCATATGCCTTTGGTTCTGATCATTGGATCATTTCTTTGGCTGAGATCAACAAGGCCACCTTGTCATTTGTTTTAATTGGCATTCATTGCACAACAAAGGTTTAACGCTACaaatccaaaagaaaagctttgtgTAGGTTTGTGTATGTTCAGAGCTTGCTAACCACTACCCAGTCAGTTCTCCAAGGCATTGGACTAGCCttgtttaaaaatcaaaaccaTGCCCATAAATCGGCATAAACAACTCAAATTTAATTTGTGAATCACACCTTCTCAAATGCATTTTGATTAGTTCAGAACCAAAGATAGCACATCCTGTTCACAGGAAAATGTTTCATCTGTAAACAGGATTAGGTCTTtgataatactttttttaaattgTTGAAATTAAAAGACCTAACTGTCTGGATTGCCGAGCCAAAGTTCAATTAGTAACATAACCTCCATTCTAACAAATGTTTTACACTTTGAGCACAGGTGTAATATCCCAAGAGACTCTCCTGTCAACAATTCTGTTGTAGCATTCTGCGTTAATGGCAGTTTCTGGaccaagcacaagggaagccccatgtagagtgtatTCAAGTAGTGTAGCCTTGAAGTTACCAAGATGACTCAGTGCAGGAATGGTTGCAGCTGTCTGCCCTCTTTGCCACCAAGGACAAGGttacatacctgctccttcagagggagcgcAACCCCATCTGTGGCAGGCAATGGACCAGTTTCTCAGACACAAAAACCACTTGCCCACAGAGCCTCTTTCTTGCCAGGATTCAGTCTCATCTTATGCCCTCTCATTCAGCCCACCATTGCATCCAGACACTGGCCCAGGATCTTCACTGCCTCTTGCTTTTAATGGACAACTAGGCTATGGACAACTAGAGCTGAGTGTCACCAGCATATTGATGGCACCTTGCTCCATTTGCCCCAGTGATAGCCCCTAATGGGATCAGAGATAGAAATGGCAAAGTCTGAATCTAGCAGTGTAAAAACAGCCACCAACACACATACACCATTACATTGCTCCAAGACTGCTCAACTTCTGGGGCACTGCCATAAACTCCACGATAGCACTGGTATGCATTAGCTTTTTAAAACGTCTTGAGGAAAAGCAGCAGTGGACTCTGCTGGGGCACTGACAACTGCCGAAGGATGTCACCCCACTGACACCAGGCTTTCCCTCAACTGAAACAGCTCAGTGACCTCGAGCTGTCAGCTGTCTGAATCTGCTCCGCCAAGAATTGCCCATCCATCCACCCAGTTTTCATTTTTCATGAACTAGGCATATATCCGCCCCCTAAAAAGCTCATGTTATACAATGCCTACAAAACACTCTATGGAGAACAGTTACACAGCTAATGTGCTACAACTGGTGCTTAGTAAGCTCGTTGTAACGGGATCACTTCTTTTAAAGCCTGTGTGCCAAGCAAATCAACCAACTTGTGGACCCTCAGGTTGAAATAGTCACGGCTTTGCACAGAGATAAAAGATCATGAAGGGAAAGACAGGCTTCTCAGCATGTGTGGAGAAAAAATGAGTACAACATAGCAATTCCCTTTTTGAGATACAACCCCTTAaccaaagtggggtggggtgggggtctggACAGGGATATGGGAAGGGTTTGTGTAGGTTTCATGAACTCTGGACCACCCTGGTACCCTGCCTGTGTGCACAACCAGCTTTAGGCTCTGAGGGGAGAAACTAGGTACTGTAATGTCCTATGGAAGGACTGGGGAACCTGTAGCACTTCAGATGTTGTTTAATTCCAGCTCCCAAGAGCCCCAGTTAGCATGCAGTCCACACCACCTCAAAGGCCCACAAAGACCGTCTCACCTCCTATATACTTATTAGACATGTTTCCTGATTCAGTAAACTGTTTGCTATACCTGTCCTGAGCTGGAGCCATGTAATATATTACCTCATATGCTGACTTCCCCCCCGTTTGAGGAGCATCCTTACCTCCACAGATATACCACGGGCGCTGGGCCCCATGGTAACAGTGCCAATCTTCACCAAGAAATCGCAGTACTGGTACCGGGTTCCCCGGCTCTCTATCTTGTTCCCTTTGGCATTCTGAAAGAAGCCTTTCAGCTTCACCATAAGCACGTCAAAGTTGGCATCCGCTATGAGGCAAGGACCATTTTCAAAGAGAGCGAAGCAGCTGAGGGGATATTCGGAATTGTGCATCACATACATCAGCTTGGCAGCCTGCCCTGAAACAAGAGCAGCATTACTTTCACTTCAAGGTTGTTATTCCTTCCCTCTTAAGATGCTTTAAAATGAAACATCTGTTACATTTTCCTTTGTCTCTTTGCTGCTTGACAACCACTGGGGCTGTTACAGAATCTCTATGTCGCGCTGGTTGCTGAATGGCTTTTCCAGGCTAGCAAAACACAATCAATGTTATTTTACTTAAAGAACCACGATCTTGAGATAAATGAGCATTTGTTCTTTCTAGAGTACCGATATATACTTCAGATACACATCCGCTTAACCTCCTTACAAAAGTACACTCAACAACATTCTTTTGCAAGATGGAGAGAAGAGGGGTTTGACTATAATTTGAATTTGCAGGATTTGGGGTATATTTGTGGCATATTTCTTTCCAGTTTTGAGTGGTGTGGGTTGTATTAGACCTGTCTTTTATATATGTTTGGAATGGATGTGATTTTAGACTTCAttctattctgtttttatatctgATTTTAATGTCTGTAATGTAAGTtggtctgggttttttttttaaaaggcaagtaCAATGATGTGTTAGCAACTGATGCAACTGTCCCCTGTGCTGCAACTGTTTTAGGATTCCAAATAAGATGCATCTTTATAACTAATCTAAATGAGGCTTTAGAAATACCTCTTTAAAAAATCACTGCAGGGTTTCGCTCCAGATTAAACTAGTAGTTATACAGGCAGCCTAATCCGATCTATTTTTAATTCAGATGCTCACTGTcactgggcttactcccagatatgcTTACAGTACAGCTCTAGTGGTGTTTTGCTGTTTTTCCTCCACAGTTTTAATGTGCTTAGTGAAAGCCAGGAGTAGGGCATTGATTCAAGCTCTACTGAGGAACTGTAGAAATATATGTATCTCCATGCTAGCAACCATGGATCCAGCCATGTTTATGAACCTGAGGCAAAAGGATGGGCGCCCAAGTACACTGCTGACATCTAGAGGGAAAAATAATTAACTTATGAGAAAGTGGCAAAGAATATTTGCTGGCAATCCAGAACGGCAAACTCCCTGAGCCATATTCCAGGGTAATGAGGAATACACTGAACGTTTCCAAGTTCCTTCAGGAAATCTGGCTTCAGCTACCTCTGTAAAACCTCAGCTCTGCTAATTATCTTCCAGATGAATTTAATTCAGGTCTAACAAGCATCACATAGCCTGTAAA
The Podarcis raffonei isolate rPodRaf1 chromosome 6, rPodRaf1.pri, whole genome shotgun sequence DNA segment above includes these coding regions:
- the MED20 gene encoding mediator of RNA polymerase II transcription subunit 20 isoform X3, coding for MYVMHNSEYPLSCFALFENGPCLIADANFDVLMVKLKGFFQNAKGNKIESRGTRYQYCDFLVKIGTVTMGPSARGISVEVEYCPCVVANDCWNLLMEFMQSFMGSHAPGIPSVFGNKHDSIYSSADTMVQYMELFNKIRKQQQVPVAGIR
- the MED20 gene encoding mediator of RNA polymerase II transcription subunit 20 isoform X2 → MPVTEGKSVQQTVEILTRKLELLGAEKQGTFCVDCETYHTAPSTMGNQGQAAKLMYVMHNSEYPLSCFALFENGPCLIADANFDVLMVKLKGFFQNAKGNKIESRGTRYQYCDFLVKIGTVTMGPSARGISVEVEYCPCVVANDCWNLLMEFMQSFMGSHAPGIPSVFGNKHDSIYSSADTMVQYMELFNKIRKQQQVPVAGIR
- the MED20 gene encoding mediator of RNA polymerase II transcription subunit 20 isoform X1, whose amino-acid sequence is MGVTCVSQMPVTEGKSVQQTVEILTRKLELLGAEKQGTFCVDCETYHTAPSTMGNQGQAAKLMYVMHNSEYPLSCFALFENGPCLIADANFDVLMVKLKGFFQNAKGNKIESRGTRYQYCDFLVKIGTVTMGPSARGISVEVEYCPCVVANDCWNLLMEFMQSFMGSHAPGIPSVFGNKHDSIYSSADTMVQYMELFNKIRKQQQVPVAGIR